The Amycolatopsis sp. QT-25 genomic sequence CAGCACGCCGTACGCGGGGGCGCTCACGCCGGATCCAGGACGACGCGGACCTTGTCGCCGTCACGCACCAGCGTCGGCATGATCTTCACGATCTCGCGCTCGACGGCCTGTGCCGCGGCCGAGGAGTCGAACTCGCTCAGTTCCGCGAGGGTGATCCAGGTCGGGGGCATGAGCATGCGGCGCCCTTCCTTGGCGTCGGCGATGGCCTCTCCGGGCCGCTGCCAACCGGAGCTGACGGCTTCGGAGGTGGCGCCGTCCGCCTCCTGTCCCTCGGGCAGCACGGCAATGAAGAAGCAGGTGTCGTAACGGCGCGGTTCCTGCGGCGGGGTGACCCAGTTCGCCCACGGGCGCAGGAGATCCGCGCGCAGCGTCAGGCCGTTCGCCTCGAGGAACGCGGCGAGCGAGAGTTCGCGCGAGACCAGCTTCTCGCGGGCGTCGTGGTACGGCGTCGTGTCGGTGACGACGGTGTCCCCCACGCTCGCGAGCAGCACGCCCGACTCCTCGAACGTCTCCCGCACGGCCGCGCACACGAGGGCACGGGCCAGCGATTCGTCGCAACCGAAGCGTTCCGCCCACCAGGCGGGCTCCGGGCCCGCCCAGCTCACCGAGGTGTCGACATCCCGGGAATCCACGCCACCGCCGGGGAAGACGGTCATCCCGCCCGCGAACGGCATGCCTTTCACGCGATGTTGCAGGAAGACCTCGACGCCGCCGGTGCCGTCGCGGAGGAGGATCACGGTCGCCGCGTCCTTGGGCGTCACCGGCTCGCCGCCGGCGTTGGCCCGGGTGCCCACCCCGGCCCCCACCGGGATGTCGAATGTCAGTTCTTCAGCCACACGCGCAACCTAACATCGCAATTCGGCACCTGGTTGCGATCGTTGCGCGGGCAACTATCGCAACCAGGTGCCGAATTGCGTGGGACTGGTCAGGACCAGCTAGAGCCGCTGCTGCGCGAAGCGCCGTTCAGCCGGATCTTCGCCGCTTCGGCGCGCTCCCGTTCGGCGAGCTCGGCGTGCAGCTCACGCAGGAGCGCACGGTCGCGCTCGCTCAGGCTGGGGTCGTCGAGGTCGAGAGCGGGCAGCTCGACGACCTCGTGCATGCTCGGCTTGCCCGTGGCGATCTCACGGCCCTTTTCCGGGTCCTCCTTGAGCGCCTGGCGCAACTGCGCCACCTCGGCCGGGGTCAGGTCGGCCGTGCGCTCGGCGCGGGTCTCCGCCCGCGATTTACGCGGCAGCGCCGTCTCCGGAGAGGACGTCGCCGGTGCGGGCGCCTGCACGATCGGCACCACCGGCGCGATCGGCTCGGCCGGTTCGTGCGCACCGCTGCCGACCGGCCGCAGCCCGTGCCTGCTCGGCTGCTCGTTGACCGGCTCGGGAGCCGGGGACGGAGCAGGCGGCGGTGTCACCGGCTCGGACCGAAAGTCACTGGAATGGGTACTCCCGGTGACCCAGACAGGACTCGCGGCCGACGACGCGGCCTGGTGGTACGCGGACCGGGCGACGCCGGGGCCCGCGACCTCGACGACCGAACGGATGCCCGCGCGGCGAAGCGCGGTGTCCACGCGGAACGCGACCGCGGGCGGATTGCCCTCCGGGCCGATCTCGACCAGGACGACCCGCTGCGGCAGCGCGCCGGGCACGCTGCCGGCCGGCGTGTTCCGCCACACCGCGTGCACCGACCGGACGTCCGGCAGCACCTGGAGGGTGCGGTCGAGCGCCTCGGCGAGGCCGAATTCGGGCTGGTTCTCGCCGGTGAACCGGTGGGTGAGCACCGGCTCGTCCTCCTCGACGACCAGCAGATCGTTCGCCAGGGTGGCGTCGGACCGGCTCATCTCGAGGACGAGGGCGAGTTCGCGTTGTTCGGACGAGCTCACCGGGATCTTCCCCGCGATCAGGGTGCCGGTGGTGAGCTCCACCGCTTCGTCGATGTGCGCACGCGCGATCAGCTCACGCGCCTCGGTCAAAGCACTGTCGTCGATCCGACCCGCCAGGGCCAGTAACAGGTTGTGCAGGCGCAGGGGCACCGAGAACCCGTCCATGGGCGGGCCGTCGTGGACCTCCACCATTGCTCTGCTCCCTCCCGGCTCGCCTGGTGGAGCGAGCGTTAAGCGGCGACCAGCCGACTTCCGGTGTCCACCGCGCCCACACAGACGAGCTCGGAGTTGGCGAGCGCGCTGCGGTGATAGCCGGTGAGGTCGATGCTCGGCGGGAGCACCTCGACGCCGGGCTCCTCGTCACCCAGCACGCGCAGGACGCGCTGCAGTTCACCGGTCAACCTGGGCAGCCCGTTCAGCGCCGTGACCAGGAGGACTCGTTTCGCCCCGCCTTCGCCGACCACACCGAGGTGTCGCCAGCTTTGCCGCACTTCACCCACATCCGGCCGTCCCCGCAACGTCGCGTGAATCAAGACGGACACGGAGTCGACGGAGTTCACCCATTCGGGCGCACTCTGCGTGAATGTGTACCCGGTCTCGGTGACGTCGTCTACCCCCAGGGTGGAACTCACCTGATGCCAGTCGGCCCCGTGCGGAATGAGCCCGGCGACTAGCAGGCGATACTCGGTTTGATCGAGGTCGATCCTGTGCTTAAGCAAAGACCTCGGCAGGGTCCGCGCGAGCGTCCCCATCGCGCCTTCGCCCAGCCAGTCGCGGAACCGCCACAGGAGCTGGTCCGGCAGCCGTCCGGCCAGCCGGAGCAGGAGCTCGTGCGAGGACTTCTCGATGTCCGGGTCCATCACTTCACCTCCACGATCAGTTCGATCTCGACCGGCGCCCCGATCGGCAACTCGGCGACGCCGACGGCAGAACGGGCGTGGATGCCCGCCTCGCCGAAGACCTCGCCGAGCAGCTCGGACGCCCCGTTGATCACCGCGGGCTGACCGGTGAAGCCCTCCGCCGACGCCACGAACCCGACGACCTTGACCACCCGGACGACGTTGTCGATCCCGACCACCGAGTCGACCGCGGCGAGAGCGTTCAGGATCGACGTCCGCGCGTACTGCTTCGCCTCTTCGGGGCTGACCTCGGCGCCGACCTTGCCGGTCGCTTCGAGCTCACCGGAGACGAAGGGCAGCTGCCCGGCCGTGTAGACGTGCGAACCCGTGCGGACGGCGGGCACGTAGGCCGCCAGCGGGGCGGCGACGCCGGGCAGTTCGATACCGAGCTCCGCGAGTCGATCGCTCCAGGTCATGGCTTCGATCCCTCAGCTCTTGGCTCGTTTGAGGTAGGCGACGTGCTGCTCGCCGGTCGGATTCGGGAGCACGGTGACGAGCTCCCAGCCGTCCTCGCCCCACTGGTCGAGGATCTGCTTGGTGGCGTGGATCAACAGGGGGACGGTCGCGTACTCCCACTTGGTGGCGCTCATGCGAGGGAGCGTAGCCAAACCGGCAAGGGCGCCCCCGACACACATGCGGAAAACCCTCTCGCGACCGGTTCGCCGATTTCCCGTCGATGTGGTTCACTTCACACTACTCGGGAGTAGAAGAGGACGCCGACATGCGGACGACGAAGTCCCTCGCCGCCATTTTCGTGGCCGCGGCCCTTGCCCTGATCGGTGCTTCACCGGCGATCGCCGAGGAGACGCTTCCCGTCCCGTGGACACTCGCCGCGGCGCTGCCCGCGCAGGCGGTGAATCCCGGCGGCCCGCCGCCCGGCGCGAACGACTTCGGCTGCCGTCCGAGCGCGGCCCATCCGAATCCGGTGGTGCTCATCCACGGTCTCAGCGCCAACCAGACGGTGAACTGGCAGACGTTCGGGCCGCTGTTGAAGAACAACGGGTACTGTGTCTTCTCGTTGACCTACGGGGTTCCCGGGAAACCGCTGCCGATCTACCAGCCCGGTGGGCTCCTGCCGATGGAGCAGAGCGCGAAGGAACTTTCGGCGTTCGTCGACAAGGTGCTCGGCGCGACCGGAGCGGCCAAGGTGGACATCCTCGGGCATTCCGAGGGAACGCTCATGCCTTCTCATTACGTGAAGTTCCTCGGCGGCGCGTCCAAAGTGGACAAGTACGTCAGCCTGACCCCGCTCTGGGACGGCACGACCTTGTTCGGCGCCTCGCACCTGTACGCGCTCGCCGGCGCGCTGGGACTCGCGACCGGGATCAACGGTGTCCTCGACCCGGTGTGCGGTTCGTGCCGCCAATTCCTGCGCGGCTCGGAGTTCCTCACGAAGCTGCGGTCGGGCAACGGCGTCTTTCAGCCGGGCGTGACCTACACGAACATCATGACCCGCTACGACGAGGCCGTCGTCCCGTACACGAGCGGCATGGGCAAGGGACCGAACGTGAAGAACATCGTCCTGCAGGACGGCTGTGTGCTGGACCTGGCCGAGCACGCCGGCGTCGTCGCCGACCGCAACGCCGCCGGGCACGTCCTCAACGCACTGGACCCGGCGCACGCGAAGCCGGTCCCCTGTGTGCCCGCGACCCCCATCGGGAGCTGACCCGCGGCGATCTCGCGTGCGGGAAGCCGTGACTCGCGTGATCGGACGGCGAACTCGCGTGAGGGAAGCCGTAACTCGCGTGATCAGACGGCGAACTCGCGTGTTCGGGGACGTAACTCGCGACATACGGGGCGCTACGGTGGGCCGGTGGAGACCTGGCGCGTGGTCGCGGCCGTCCTGCTCGCCGCGGCCGGGCTGCCGCTGGTGCTGGTCCTGATGGCGAAGGCACGGGACCGCACGGACAACTCGGTGACGGTCGCGATCACCGGCGCCGTGGCCTTCGTGGTCCTCCTGCTGCTCGGTGTGGTGATGCTCACGGTGCTTCCCGGCGTCCTGACCTGGGGGGTCGTCGCGGT encodes the following:
- a CDS encoding DUF4177 domain-containing protein, with the protein product MSATKWEYATVPLLIHATKQILDQWGEDGWELVTVLPNPTGEQHVAYLKRAKS
- a CDS encoding NUDIX domain-containing protein — encoded protein: MAEELTFDIPVGAGVGTRANAGGEPVTPKDAATVILLRDGTGGVEVFLQHRVKGMPFAGGMTVFPGGGVDSRDVDTSVSWAGPEPAWWAERFGCDESLARALVCAAVRETFEESGVLLASVGDTVVTDTTPYHDAREKLVSRELSLAAFLEANGLTLRADLLRPWANWVTPPQEPRRYDTCFFIAVLPEGQEADGATSEAVSSGWQRPGEAIADAKEGRRMLMPPTWITLAELSEFDSSAAAQAVEREIVKIMPTLVRDGDKVRVVLDPA
- a CDS encoding lipase — encoded protein: MRTTKSLAAIFVAAALALIGASPAIAEETLPVPWTLAAALPAQAVNPGGPPPGANDFGCRPSAAHPNPVVLIHGLSANQTVNWQTFGPLLKNNGYCVFSLTYGVPGKPLPIYQPGGLLPMEQSAKELSAFVDKVLGATGAAKVDILGHSEGTLMPSHYVKFLGGASKVDKYVSLTPLWDGTTLFGASHLYALAGALGLATGINGVLDPVCGSCRQFLRGSEFLTKLRSGNGVFQPGVTYTNIMTRYDEAVVPYTSGMGKGPNVKNIVLQDGCVLDLAEHAGVVADRNAAGHVLNALDPAHAKPVPCVPATPIGS
- a CDS encoding RidA family protein, translating into MTWSDRLAELGIELPGVAAPLAAYVPAVRTGSHVYTAGQLPFVSGELEATGKVGAEVSPEEAKQYARTSILNALAAVDSVVGIDNVVRVVKVVGFVASAEGFTGQPAVINGASELLGEVFGEAGIHARSAVGVAELPIGAPVEIELIVEVK